A portion of the Rhodopseudomonas sp. BAL398 genome contains these proteins:
- the rpsF gene encoding 30S ribosomal protein S6 yields the protein MPLYEHVFLARQDASTQQVEELTTQITGVIEGLGGKVVKMENWGVRSLTYRMNKNRKAHFVLLNIDGPSAVVAEIERQERINEDVIRYITIRVEEHEEGPSAMMRKADRDRDRDDRGGGFRGDREGGGFRGGDREGGGFRGDRGPRRPREDADAPAAASVEE from the coding sequence ATGCCTCTTTATGAGCATGTTTTTCTCGCGCGTCAGGATGCGAGCACCCAGCAGGTGGAAGAACTGACAACCCAGATTACCGGCGTGATCGAAGGTCTCGGCGGCAAGGTCGTGAAGATGGAAAACTGGGGCGTCCGCTCCCTGACCTATCGCATGAACAAGAATCGCAAGGCGCATTTCGTGCTCCTCAACATCGACGGCCCCTCCGCGGTGGTCGCCGAGATCGAGCGCCAAGAACGCATCAACGAGGACGTGATTCGCTACATCACCATTCGGGTCGAAGAGCACGAGGAAGGCCCGTCGGCGATGATGCGCAAGGCCGATCGCGATCGTGATCGCGACGACCGTGGCGGCGGCTTCCGTGGCGACCGCGAAGGCGGTGGCTTCCGTGGCGGCGATCGCGAAGGCGGCGGCTTCCGTGGTGATCGTGGTCCGCGACGTCCGCGTGAAGACGCCGACGCCCCCGCTGCCGCATCGGTTGAGGAGTAA
- the rpsR gene encoding 30S ribosomal protein S18 — MAEAGARRPFFRRRKTCPFTGANAPKIDYKDSKLLMRYVSERGKIVPSRITAVSAKKQRELARAIKRSRFLGLLPYVIR, encoded by the coding sequence ATGGCTGAAGCAGGTGCCCGCCGTCCGTTTTTCCGTCGTCGCAAGACATGCCCGTTCACGGGTGCGAATGCGCCGAAGATCGACTACAAGGATTCCAAGCTGCTGATGCGTTACGTCTCCGAGCGCGGCAAGATCGTGCCGAGCCGCATCACCGCCGTCTCCGCCAAGAAGCAGCGTGAACTCGCGCGCGCCATCAAGCGCTCGCGCTTCCTCGGTCTGCTCCCCTACGTGATTCGCTAA